A section of the Anabaena cylindrica PCC 7122 genome encodes:
- a CDS encoding beta-ketoacyl-ACP synthase III: MLNGIAITGSGSAVPATTLDNKLLTQLVETSDEWITTRTGISQRRLALPPESLSVLATTAGRQAIEAAGIKAEDIDLILLATSTPDDLFGSACRIQAELGAIKAVAFDLTAACSGFVFGLVTAAQYIRTGVYQNVLLIGGDILSRWVDWQDRRTCILFGDGAGAVVLQANKSDRLLGFSLKSDGTQNHYLNLTYEGAAQELRPGINVTKGTYQPISMNGKEVYRFAVQKVPEVIDKALFAANLTVDHIDWLVLHQANQRIINAVAERLNIPAHKLISNVANYGNTSAASIPLALDEAVREGKIKPNDIIATSGFGAGLSWGAAIFQWGR; this comes from the coding sequence ATGTTAAACGGTATAGCAATTACAGGCAGTGGCTCGGCAGTACCAGCAACTACCTTAGATAATAAATTACTAACTCAACTGGTAGAAACATCAGATGAGTGGATTACTACAAGAACAGGAATTAGTCAACGGCGGTTAGCTTTGCCACCAGAGTCATTAAGTGTACTTGCTACCACTGCCGGTAGACAGGCTATTGAAGCGGCAGGGATTAAAGCAGAGGATATTGATTTAATTTTACTGGCAACCTCTACACCTGATGATTTATTTGGTAGTGCTTGCCGAATTCAAGCTGAATTAGGTGCAATTAAAGCAGTTGCCTTTGATTTAACAGCAGCCTGTTCCGGCTTTGTATTTGGACTAGTCACAGCAGCCCAATATATCAGAACAGGTGTCTATCAGAATGTACTCCTGATCGGGGGCGATATCCTCTCTCGTTGGGTAGATTGGCAAGACCGACGCACTTGTATATTGTTCGGTGATGGTGCAGGGGCAGTAGTGTTGCAAGCTAATAAGAGCGATCGCTTATTAGGATTTTCTCTTAAAAGTGATGGTACTCAAAATCATTACCTCAACCTTACTTATGAAGGTGCTGCTCAAGAATTGCGTCCAGGTATCAATGTTACCAAAGGAACTTACCAACCCATCAGCATGAACGGCAAAGAAGTCTACCGCTTTGCAGTCCAAAAGGTGCCAGAAGTTATAGACAAAGCCTTATTTGCAGCTAATCTCACCGTTGATCATATAGATTGGCTTGTATTGCATCAAGCAAATCAGCGAATTATTAATGCGGTAGCTGAACGTTTAAATATTCCAGCACATAAATTAATAAGTAACGTCGCCAACTATGGCAACACTTCAGCCGCTTCTATTCCCCTAGCATTAGATGAAGCCGTGCGAGAAGGAAAAATTAAACCCAATGATATCATTGCTACCTCCGGCTTTGGAGCAGGTCTAAGCTGGGGTGCAGCAATTTTTCAATGGGGAAGATAG
- the fabD gene encoding ACP S-malonyltransferase yields MTKTAWVFPGQGSQTLGMGMDLLEIPSAQEKFAQAEEILGWSVIDICKNDEEKLSRTLYTQPILYVIESILADLLREKGQKPDVVAGHSLGEYIALYIAGVFDWSTGLHLVKRRAEIMDNSAGGMMAALMNFDREQLEKVINETPDVVLANDNSSAQVVISGTPDGVQAVMSQVKAKRAIPLKVSGAFHSHLMKAASTEFQEILDSVIFQSAVVPILSNVEPVPTVDADIIKQRLSQQMTGSVRWREISLQLPENGIERVVEIGPGNVLTGLIKRTAAGLILENVRNAGELPV; encoded by the coding sequence ATGACTAAAACTGCATGGGTGTTTCCCGGACAAGGTTCGCAAACCTTGGGTATGGGAATGGATCTACTAGAAATACCATCTGCTCAAGAAAAATTTGCCCAAGCGGAGGAAATTTTGGGCTGGTCTGTTATAGATATCTGTAAAAATGACGAAGAAAAACTATCACGCACACTTTATACCCAACCTATTCTTTATGTAATAGAAAGTATTCTCGCTGATTTATTAAGAGAAAAGGGACAAAAACCGGATGTTGTTGCTGGTCATAGTTTAGGAGAATACATAGCCCTTTATATTGCTGGCGTTTTTGATTGGTCTACGGGTTTACACTTGGTTAAACGCCGGGCAGAAATCATGGATAACTCTGCTGGTGGGATGATGGCCGCACTGATGAACTTTGACCGGGAACAATTAGAAAAAGTCATTAACGAGACACCTGATGTAGTTTTAGCAAATGATAACAGTTCGGCTCAAGTCGTCATTTCTGGGACTCCAGATGGTGTACAGGCTGTTATGTCGCAAGTCAAAGCCAAACGTGCAATTCCTTTAAAAGTTTCAGGTGCATTTCATTCACATTTAATGAAAGCTGCTTCCACAGAATTTCAAGAAATTCTCGACTCAGTGATTTTTCAGTCTGCTGTTGTCCCAATTTTGTCTAATGTCGAACCTGTTCCCACAGTTGATGCTGATATAATCAAACAACGCCTTTCTCAACAAATGACAGGTTCAGTTAGGTGGCGAGAAATCTCTTTGCAATTACCAGAAAATGGAATTGAGCGCGTTGTGGAAATTGGTCCAGGTAATGTATTAACAGGATTAATCAAACGCACTGCGGCTGGATTAATTTTAGAAAACGTTCGTAATGCTGGGGAGTTGCCTGTTTAG
- a CDS encoding DUF433 domain-containing protein, which translates to MTTLSNGQSGVIRTEKGLIISGTRITLYDVMDYLKAQYPSKLIREKLGLNDEQVNLALAYIEAHPVEIEAEYQEFLQTAEEIRQYWQEKNRERFAKITAMPTKVSQQALRAKLQSWQECITSQS; encoded by the coding sequence ATGACAACCTTATCCAATGGACAATCAGGTGTCATTCGGACAGAAAAGGGACTAATTATCTCCGGGACTCGTATTACCTTATACGATGTGATGGACTATCTGAAAGCCCAATATCCATCCAAATTGATTCGTGAAAAGCTCGGACTAAATGATGAGCAGGTGAACTTGGCTTTAGCCTATATAGAAGCTCATCCTGTAGAAATAGAAGCTGAGTATCAAGAATTTCTCCAAACAGCAGAGGAAATTCGACAATATTGGCAGGAAAAAAACCGCGAACGATTTGCCAAAATAACAGCTATGCCTACTAAAGTTAGTCAGCAAGCTCTACGTGCAAAACTACAATCTTGGCAAGAGTGTATCACATCCCAATCATGA
- a CDS encoding DUF5615 family PIN-like protein, whose amino-acid sequence MNFLIDYNLTGNAVLFWGTLAAEGWIDLLSIRFFTFKQAGLPTDSSDRIVWQFAQSNQMILITANRNMKGYDSLEQMIREENIATSLPIITIGNPDRFDERGYRVLQLKKYPKISCGAGILPANNTRTGKMPIPQDWIIFFVEFS is encoded by the coding sequence ATGAATTTCCTAATTGACTATAACTTGACAGGGAACGCTGTTTTATTTTGGGGAACACTTGCTGCTGAAGGCTGGATTGATCTATTATCAATTCGTTTCTTTACATTTAAACAAGCTGGATTACCAACAGATAGTAGTGACAGAATTGTGTGGCAATTTGCTCAATCGAACCAAATGATTCTGATTACAGCTAATCGAAATATGAAAGGATATGATTCGCTAGAGCAAATGATTCGTGAGGAAAATATAGCAACTTCACTACCAATTATCACTATTGGAAATCCTGATCGATTCGATGAGCGTGGTTATAGAGTTCTCCAATTAAAAAAATATCCCAAAATTTCTTGTGGTGCGGGCATCTTGCCCGCTAATAATACAAGGACGGGCAAGATGCCCATCCCACAAGATTGGATCATCTTTTTTGTGGAGTTCTCATAG
- a CDS encoding fatty acid desaturase family protein, with amino-acid sequence MNTVDQKIWMTQADYAKKLRPLLPAEAFLPDTNKVWILLINLAILMLGWGIANHLDGWKWYLLWLYLPLALVMANSVIVLLFSTHDLLHSRTIKNPWLRRVISLLGLTMLWMPPTLWKAVHNREHHNKTNSLQDPDRNYLDSQPKTWGKWIQNAFVPSAEVNPILLTIGMGHAWGVHAFRNLTSVLLFNNGKAQYPVVAFTVSGKERRAIALELLMIVGIHASILTYLEFHPIKLLLGYFLPIWIGYAGLIFYIYTNHMLCQMTSINDVLVNSLSIRVPKLFDLLHFNFSYHTEHHIFPGINSDYAPMVQALLQTHYPERFNLLNAGQAWQLMLQTPRHYKDDTTFTDWSGNKSVDCLISGTNPLRDDSFAK; translated from the coding sequence ATGAATACAGTTGATCAAAAAATTTGGATGACGCAAGCAGACTATGCTAAAAAGTTGCGTCCTTTACTTCCAGCAGAAGCATTTTTACCTGATACAAATAAAGTCTGGATTTTGTTAATTAATCTAGCAATTTTGATGCTGGGTTGGGGAATTGCAAATCATCTTGATGGCTGGAAATGGTATTTGCTCTGGCTTTATTTACCACTAGCATTAGTGATGGCTAATAGTGTCATCGTTCTCCTTTTTAGCACCCACGATTTGCTACACAGCCGCACGATTAAAAATCCCTGGTTGAGACGCGTGATTAGTCTATTGGGATTAACGATGTTATGGATGCCTCCTACTTTATGGAAGGCAGTACACAATCGAGAGCATCACAATAAGACTAATTCTCTGCAAGATCCAGATCGCAATTATTTAGACAGTCAACCTAAAACTTGGGGTAAATGGATTCAGAATGCTTTTGTACCCTCCGCTGAAGTAAATCCTATTTTATTGACTATCGGTATGGGTCATGCTTGGGGAGTTCACGCATTTCGTAACTTGACCTCAGTTTTGTTATTTAACAATGGTAAAGCCCAATATCCTGTGGTAGCTTTTACTGTTAGCGGGAAAGAACGACGGGCAATCGCTCTAGAATTATTAATGATTGTGGGAATCCATGCCAGCATCTTAACTTACCTGGAATTCCATCCCATCAAACTTCTGCTGGGCTACTTTTTACCCATTTGGATAGGCTATGCAGGTCTGATATTTTATATTTATACGAATCATATGTTGTGTCAAATGACAAGTATAAATGATGTGCTGGTAAATAGTCTATCTATTCGAGTTCCCAAATTATTTGATTTATTACATTTCAACTTTTCTTATCATACAGAACATCACATTTTTCCCGGCATAAATTCAGATTATGCACCAATGGTACAAGCATTATTACAAACACATTACCCTGAGCGTTTCAATTTGTTGAATGCTGGTCAAGCATGGCAATTGATGCTCCAAACACCCCGACATTACAAAGATGACACCACCTTCACAGACTGGTCTGGAAACAAGTCAGTAGACTGTTTAATCTCAGGTACAAATCCTCTAAGGGATGATAGTTTTGCTAAATGA
- a CDS encoding lysophospholipid acyltransferase family protein has protein sequence MTREREPFISLALYYAFKWSVVSPTLHTYFRIKIYGVENVPQTGPLLVVSNHASYFDPPIVSNCVRRPVAYMAKEELFKVPVLAQAIKLYGAYPVSRGSADRAAIRAALECLDNGWAVGVFLEGTRTPDGRITDPKKGAALLAGKAKVPFLPVSLWGTDKILQPGSSLPRAVPITVRIGKVIDAPSSTNKQELEAMTQKCATVINEMHDLGR, from the coding sequence GTGACCAGAGAACGCGAACCTTTTATCAGTCTGGCACTTTACTACGCTTTTAAGTGGTCTGTAGTTAGTCCCACGCTGCATACTTACTTTCGTATCAAGATTTATGGCGTGGAAAATGTCCCCCAAACTGGGCCATTGCTAGTAGTTAGCAATCATGCGAGTTACTTTGACCCACCAATTGTTTCTAATTGTGTACGTCGTCCCGTAGCGTACATGGCTAAGGAAGAATTGTTCAAAGTGCCAGTTTTAGCACAAGCGATTAAGTTGTATGGTGCTTATCCCGTTAGTCGGGGTAGTGCTGACCGTGCGGCTATTCGTGCGGCTCTAGAATGTCTTGATAATGGCTGGGCTGTAGGTGTTTTTTTAGAAGGTACACGTACTCCAGATGGTCGCATTACTGACCCCAAAAAAGGCGCAGCATTATTAGCAGGAAAAGCAAAAGTACCTTTTTTACCAGTGAGTTTATGGGGTACTGACAAGATTTTACAACCTGGTTCATCTCTTCCTCGTGCAGTTCCCATTACTGTCAGAATTGGTAAAGTAATTGATGCTCCTAGTTCTACTAATAAACAAGAATTAGAAGCGATGACCCAAAAATGTGCGACTGTAATTAATGAAATGCACGATTTAGGGCGATAA
- a CDS encoding AI-2E family transporter, with the protein MSGFEGKNLWQRLNNLVLVRFLLLVASGWAIVQLLDYFQAVIVVFSFAAILAFLLNYPVDVLRRFLPHTVAVIGVFLASILIIGVLIITVGLTVLSQGQQLIDSVSNFLNSLVPLIERIEEFLQTRNLQIDLSLIETQLRDQAISTLVTTLAILQGILTNFITFIFIAVIAFFMLLDGQKLWNFILKIVPPNRRQRFTNIIRRSFLGFFRGQLLLTLFLTSATFIVLLFFNVPFALLLSLIVGILDMIPGIGATLGVATITLIVLAQNPWLALKVLIACVILQQIQDNLIAPRVMQGTMNLNPVVVFFSLLIGARVAGLLGIFISIPMAGIIVALLEIEEMQSEN; encoded by the coding sequence ATGAGTGGGTTTGAAGGCAAGAATTTATGGCAGAGACTAAATAATTTAGTCTTAGTTCGATTTTTACTTTTAGTTGCTTCTGGTTGGGCTATTGTCCAACTTTTGGATTATTTTCAAGCAGTAATTGTGGTTTTTTCATTCGCTGCAATTTTGGCTTTTTTACTCAACTATCCTGTAGACGTTCTCCGACGTTTTTTACCTCATACCGTAGCAGTAATTGGAGTTTTTTTAGCGAGTATTCTGATCATTGGAGTACTCATTATTACCGTAGGCTTAACAGTTTTATCTCAAGGACAACAATTAATAGATAGTGTTTCAAATTTTTTAAATTCTTTAGTTCCTTTAATAGAACGAATAGAAGAATTTCTGCAAACTCGTAATTTGCAGATAGATTTAAGTTTAATTGAAACTCAACTCCGCGATCAAGCTATATCAACACTGGTTACAACTTTAGCTATTTTACAAGGTATACTAACCAATTTCATCACTTTTATATTTATTGCTGTCATCGCTTTTTTCATGTTACTGGATGGACAAAAACTATGGAATTTTATTCTCAAAATAGTTCCACCAAATCGTCGTCAAAGATTTACCAATATCATCAGACGTAGTTTTCTAGGTTTTTTTCGCGGTCAGTTATTATTAACTTTGTTTTTGACAAGTGCAACCTTCATAGTTTTATTATTTTTTAATGTCCCCTTTGCTTTATTGCTATCTCTGATAGTTGGAATTTTAGATATGATTCCAGGCATAGGGGCAACATTAGGAGTTGCTACAATTACTTTAATTGTTTTAGCACAAAATCCCTGGTTAGCGTTAAAAGTATTGATAGCTTGTGTGATTCTCCAGCAAATTCAAGATAACTTAATTGCTCCAAGAGTTATGCAAGGAACAATGAACTTAAACCCTGTAGTAGTGTTTTTCTCTTTATTAATTGGTGCTAGGGTGGCAGGTTTGCTCGGTATTTTTATCTCTATTCCTATGGCGGGAATAATTGTAGCTTTATTGGAAATCGAAGAAATGCAATCAGAAAATTAG
- a CDS encoding DUF2288 domain-containing protein: MSDLRAELKQNLDEAEWDWLIPHVQRDAVIVVADGIDLLDVAVAIAGDNIPSVQQWIEEKLIAKPSVDQVGEWNGNRSKRFHALIIEPYVLVQEMATV; this comes from the coding sequence ATGTCGGATTTAAGAGCAGAATTAAAACAAAATCTCGATGAAGCAGAGTGGGATTGGCTAATTCCCCATGTGCAAAGGGATGCAGTGATTGTAGTAGCAGATGGGATAGACTTATTAGATGTAGCAGTTGCGATCGCAGGTGACAACATTCCCTCAGTGCAACAATGGATTGAAGAGAAATTGATTGCCAAACCCTCTGTAGATCAGGTAGGAGAGTGGAATGGCAATCGTAGCAAGCGATTTCATGCCCTGATCATTGAACCTTACGTCCTAGTACAAGAAATGGCTACTGTTTAA
- a CDS encoding SPFH domain-containing protein — protein sequence MLFWLTFIQALPTVDVLEMPSVQLQSKQQQTTLINPTFPLTTQPSLAQINGGLVFPGVIVTLVLLLLLSLFAYTRVYVVTPNNEAFVRTGGLFTKKKAVILYGGCIVLPGFHQLTRVPLREISIDVERTGKMAVRTKDYLRADIRVTFYVCINASEDDVLTAAARLSQNGTKINPEDIKNALEKRADDAIRAAAKTKDLAEIDSDKLGFAQEVLNLVGTDLKKVGLTLNNIAISEILESVTYDPDNFFDAQGVRLRTEIIQRSVQQKREVELSAQVTIEQKELDAQKRSLQIAQEQESAKLSQKLQVEALKAQREREIQESKDREAATVQRTKILQAKSVEEEEIRKKLSLQQSQIEADITLEERNKQLKVAQSLQKQEAELAEIIRQQSVESGKLQAQVQIVESERLARIAQEDLAIAIANKKRESFVAQAEQAKAEESVKTASEVEKAERTKRLSIIAAEREAQERSISDRNIVEIDAFRRRRQAEIAQEAAELEAEAIRTLADANRDKALAEAEGIQAKIAAENTISNANLSAKMLTTIWPELADKLPEIVSALAPQPGVLGDTRIYSFPGANGTSGSQDINKLLLSTSGLSLINTLLDEGKLGDLIGQVSQMVRGNNSAITPTLNQQDTEIN from the coding sequence ATGCTTTTTTGGTTAACATTTATCCAGGCTTTACCAACTGTTGATGTACTGGAAATGCCATCAGTTCAGTTACAGTCAAAACAGCAACAGACAACCTTGATTAATCCTACTTTTCCCCTGACAACTCAACCGAGTTTAGCGCAAATTAATGGAGGGTTAGTATTTCCCGGTGTCATTGTTACTTTAGTTTTACTTCTGTTATTGAGCTTATTTGCTTACACAAGAGTTTATGTTGTCACACCCAACAACGAAGCCTTTGTCAGAACTGGGGGATTATTTACTAAAAAGAAAGCAGTTATTCTCTATGGTGGCTGTATTGTTTTACCAGGGTTTCATCAATTAACAAGAGTACCTTTGCGGGAAATTTCTATTGATGTAGAACGGACTGGTAAAATGGCTGTGCGTACCAAAGATTATCTGAGAGCAGATATCAGAGTTACTTTTTATGTGTGTATTAATGCATCCGAAGATGATGTTTTAACAGCGGCTGCAAGACTATCTCAAAATGGTACTAAAATTAATCCTGAAGACATCAAAAATGCTTTAGAAAAAAGAGCAGATGATGCAATTAGAGCCGCAGCTAAAACCAAGGATTTAGCAGAAATTGATTCTGATAAATTGGGGTTTGCTCAGGAAGTACTGAATTTAGTGGGGACAGATTTGAAGAAAGTGGGATTAACACTAAATAATATTGCAATTTCGGAGATATTAGAAAGTGTTACTTATGATCCTGATAACTTCTTTGACGCTCAGGGTGTGCGCTTGCGAACGGAAATTATTCAACGTTCAGTTCAACAAAAACGGGAAGTTGAGTTATCAGCACAGGTGACTATTGAGCAAAAAGAATTAGATGCTCAAAAAAGATCATTGCAAATTGCCCAAGAACAAGAAAGTGCTAAACTATCTCAAAAGCTGCAAGTAGAAGCACTAAAGGCACAGAGAGAAAGGGAAATTCAAGAGTCTAAAGATAGAGAAGCTGCAACTGTACAACGTACCAAAATTTTACAAGCAAAGTCGGTTGAAGAAGAAGAAATTCGCAAAAAATTATCCCTACAACAAAGCCAAATTGAAGCTGATATTACTTTAGAAGAACGGAATAAGCAGCTAAAAGTAGCACAATCATTACAAAAACAAGAAGCGGAACTAGCAGAGATTATCCGTCAGCAAAGTGTAGAGTCTGGTAAGTTACAAGCACAGGTACAGATAGTTGAGTCAGAGAGATTAGCAAGAATAGCTCAAGAAGATCTAGCAATTGCGATCGCTAACAAAAAACGTGAAAGCTTTGTTGCACAAGCAGAACAAGCTAAAGCCGAGGAATCTGTCAAAACAGCTAGTGAAGTCGAAAAAGCTGAACGTACCAAACGATTATCTATTATAGCCGCAGAACGGGAAGCTCAAGAACGCAGTATTAGCGATCGCAACATTGTGGAAATTGACGCTTTCCGTCGTCGTCGTCAAGCTGAGATTGCTCAAGAAGCAGCAGAATTGGAAGCGGAAGCAATTCGCACTCTTGCGGATGCTAACCGTGATAAAGCCTTAGCGGAAGCGGAGGGTATTCAAGCCAAAATTGCGGCTGAAAACACGATTAGTAATGCTAATCTGAGTGCTAAGATGCTGACTACTATCTGGCCAGAATTAGCGGATAAACTGCCAGAAATCGTCTCCGCTTTAGCACCACAACCAGGAGTTTTAGGAGATACTCGTATTTACTCATTCCCTGGTGCAAATGGTACTAGCGGTAGTCAAGATATTAACAAGTTGCTACTATCAACTAGTGGATTATCCTTGATTAATACCTTGTTAGATGAAGGTAAATTAGGGGACTTAATTGGCCAAGTCAGTCAAATGGTACGTGGTAATAACTCAGCCATCACACCAACCCTCAACCAACAAGATACAGAAATTAATTGA
- a CDS encoding OB-fold-containig protein: MLFSSANLPYWIFLITGVLLFLFMIVLGGGESELDADADLDVETDSDVSFGDFLGWAGIGKAPLLLLLATDLSLWGLLGWMLNVGLGGILRNKQIPFISVMILLISLIISLFLGRLIAEPISKIFAEFSEDASSDRLIGCIGTVSSVYIPRENLSKIGQIDVLDAKGNFLTINAVLPDWATIAPQRGEKVIVIELKQQIYLVIAKETVDEERWLDSSNRKN, translated from the coding sequence ATGCTGTTTAGTTCAGCTAACTTACCTTATTGGATTTTCCTGATTACAGGAGTATTGCTTTTTCTATTCATGATTGTTCTGGGAGGGGGAGAATCAGAATTAGATGCTGATGCAGATTTAGATGTGGAAACAGACAGTGATGTGAGCTTTGGAGATTTTCTAGGATGGGCAGGTATTGGCAAAGCTCCATTGTTGTTATTGTTGGCAACAGATTTAAGTTTGTGGGGTTTGCTTGGCTGGATGTTAAATGTTGGACTTGGTGGTATTTTACGAAACAAACAGATCCCTTTTATCAGCGTAATGATTTTATTAATTTCCCTAATTATTAGTTTATTTTTAGGGAGGTTAATAGCTGAACCAATTAGTAAAATTTTTGCAGAATTTAGTGAAGATGCAAGTAGCGATCGCTTAATTGGTTGTATCGGAACTGTTTCTTCTGTTTATATTCCTAGAGAAAATTTAAGCAAAATTGGACAGATAGATGTGCTAGATGCAAAAGGAAATTTTTTAACAATTAATGCCGTTCTTCCAGATTGGGCAACTATCGCACCGCAGAGAGGGGAAAAAGTAATAGTAATTGAACTTAAACAGCAAATTTATCTAGTTATTGCCAAAGAAACTGTAGATGAAGAACGTTGGTTAGATAGCTCAAATCGTAAAAATTAA
- a CDS encoding ISL3 family transposase, with protein sequence MKFSVDQILNLPEMKVLDFQELVGAGIIITIEKAVNYSTCPDCEKTTYSIHQNHWRLIHDLSWSEKPVLLRINRRQFKCNKCKKVFSEKLNFVDKSKGYTKRLAIDIVAQVLDSNIHSVAERNDLSDEEVESMLKAQVSQILNINLNQVKRLGIDEIALVKGQGSYLAVLVDLDTRKPIELVKSRRIEEIREVIVKWGSQVLEQIVEVSMDLWSPYKSLVEELMPNANITADRFHVMKQVNDELDAMRKSEKRAAMSLDNKSERDRILAGLNKSKYSLIKNEDSLNEQQKERLNNVQKVSPILAKMHALKEEFRDIFESTKSWGESIMNLLDWMHDGLSYFPKSIGTMIRWFGEVVGYFDGRTTSGTVEGINNKLKLIKRLGYGFRNFSNFRLRSLLNWHFSINSP encoded by the coding sequence ATGAAATTTAGCGTAGATCAAATCCTCAATCTCCCAGAGATGAAAGTGTTAGATTTTCAAGAACTTGTTGGGGCAGGAATAATTATAACAATAGAGAAAGCTGTCAACTATTCTACTTGTCCAGACTGTGAAAAAACCACCTATAGTATACATCAAAATCATTGGCGGCTAATTCACGATTTATCTTGGAGTGAAAAACCAGTATTGTTAAGAATAAATCGCCGTCAATTCAAATGTAACAAGTGCAAAAAGGTCTTCAGTGAAAAGCTAAATTTTGTAGATAAAAGTAAAGGATATACTAAAAGACTAGCCATAGATATAGTTGCACAAGTATTAGACAGTAATATTCATAGTGTTGCCGAAAGAAATGACTTAAGCGATGAAGAAGTTGAATCAATGTTAAAGGCACAAGTATCACAAATATTAAACATTAATTTAAATCAGGTGAAAAGGTTAGGCATAGATGAGATTGCTTTGGTGAAAGGTCAAGGAAGTTATTTAGCAGTATTAGTAGATTTAGATACTCGTAAACCCATTGAGTTGGTGAAGTCAAGAAGAATAGAAGAAATACGTGAAGTTATTGTCAAATGGGGATCTCAGGTACTTGAACAAATAGTTGAAGTGAGTATGGATCTTTGGTCTCCTTATAAAAGTTTAGTAGAAGAATTAATGCCAAATGCGAATATAACTGCTGATAGATTTCATGTAATGAAACAAGTAAATGATGAATTAGATGCTATGCGTAAATCTGAAAAGAGAGCCGCCATGTCTTTAGATAATAAATCAGAGCGAGACCGAATATTAGCAGGATTAAATAAAAGCAAATATAGCTTAATAAAAAATGAAGATTCTTTAAATGAACAACAAAAAGAAAGATTAAATAATGTTCAAAAAGTTTCCCCTATTCTGGCAAAAATGCACGCCCTAAAAGAAGAATTTCGAGACATATTTGAATCCACTAAGTCTTGGGGCGAAAGCATAATGAATTTATTAGATTGGATGCACGATGGACTTTCTTATTTTCCCAAAAGTATAGGAACAATGATTAGGTGGTTTGGTGAAGTTGTAGGTTATTTTGACGGCAGAACTACTAGTGGTACTGTAGAAGGAATTAATAATAAACTCAAATTAATCAAAAGACTTGGATATGGATTTCGTAACTTTAGCAATTTCAGATTACGTAGTTTATTAAACTGGCACTTTAGTATTAATTCTCCATAA
- a CDS encoding type II toxin-antitoxin system VapC family toxin produces the protein MKYLLDTNVCIKYLNEDLIIRRKLENTDLEDIAVCSVVKLELFYGAMGSDNPNQVWAKVKRFLEVFISLPLDDISALNAGRIRAQLANTGTPIGYNDLLIASIALSRDLILVTHNTKEFVRVEGLKLEDWEIEG, from the coding sequence ATGAAATATTTGCTGGATACCAATGTATGTATCAAATATCTCAATGAAGATTTGATTATTCGCCGGAAACTAGAAAATACGGATTTAGAAGATATTGCAGTTTGTTCAGTTGTGAAATTAGAGTTATTTTATGGGGCGATGGGAAGTGATAACCCTAATCAAGTTTGGGCAAAAGTAAAAAGATTTTTAGAAGTGTTTATTTCCTTACCTTTAGATGATATTTCAGCTTTAAATGCAGGTAGGATTCGCGCTCAATTGGCTAATACTGGTACTCCTATTGGTTATAATGATTTATTAATTGCTTCTATTGCGCTGTCTCGTGATTTGATTTTGGTCACTCATAATACTAAGGAATTTGTCAGGGTTGAAGGGTTAAAACTAGAAGATTGGGAAATTGAAGGATAG